A window of the Hordeum vulgare subsp. vulgare chromosome 5H, MorexV3_pseudomolecules_assembly, whole genome shotgun sequence genome harbors these coding sequences:
- the LOC123399665 gene encoding cysteine-rich receptor-like protein kinase 10, whose translation MPTIIMMASPTPALVLLLLAASIAVSRAGVQCGQSLYLGNSSSSFRANVLTLLKALPQAAAPTGFASLSDAGAFVRGLCHADSTPSDCLANLQDAVRYFGDVCPLSQSAAAWYDKCWITYANTNASISYEVLLSEVVCDSNSMSNGSATAMFHELDSYDRTLNELMKRLVAQATNGSTMFAAGEAVYAPSDQNGTLYSAVQCMRDLSAGQCYQCLELLVPVLQTYPSCRHDEYKMAQNFNCRLRVQVHTYHDLALGKRRLQHAILLVAISVGALFVLVVVLACVRRHRRRIRAKKEQQDNAGEGMNYIRLQVLRAATSNFSISNKLGEGGFGEVFKGELQNGMEIAVKRLSSNSTQGFAELKNELVLANRLKHKNLVPLLGVCLQEKLVVYEYMPNGSLHTSLFNSEKAHQLDWTKRKTIICGIARGLLYLHEESRLKVIHRDLKPSNVLLDVEMNPKISDFGLSRAFGENQSMVTTRRPVGTLGYMSPEYAYYGQVSSKSDMYSFGVMVLEIVTGRRSNRSLEVEHDSACRYLPSYVWEKWRAGSMKEVVDPSLGGRYPESEVLNCVQIGLLCVQVNPSARPGASEVVLMLDGHSTSMTMQTPSRPAFCFPRPGILHPALSYHTRYATTSGQLPTPDSDNGVTISDLQPR comes from the exons ATGCCGACCATCATCATGATGGCTTCCCCAACGCCGGccctcgtgctcctcctccttgcgGCAAGCATAGCAGTTTCCCGGGCGGGGGTACAGTGCGGCCAATCCCTTTATTTGGGCAACAGCAGCAGCTCGTTCCGCGCCAACGTCCTCACGCTCCTGAAAGCCCTCCCCCAGGCCGCAGCGCCCACCGGCTTCGCCTCCCTCTCCGATGCCGGCGCCTTCGTCCGCGGCCTCTGCCATGCCGACTCCACACCTTCCGACTGCCTCGCGAACCTGCAAGACGCAGTCCGCTACTTCGGCGACGTGTGCCCGCTCAGCCAAAGCGCGGCAGCGTGGTACGACAAGTGCTGGATCACCTACGCCAACACCAACGCCTCGATCAGCTACGAGGTGCTCTTGTCCGAGGTGGTGTGCGACAGCAACAGTATGAGCAATGGCTCGGCGACGGCGATGTTCCACGAGCTGGATAGCTACGACCGGACGTTGAACGAGCTGATGAAGCGCCTGGTGGCGCAGGCGACCAATGGCTCGACGATGTTCGCCGCAGGGGAGGCTGTGTACGCACCGAGCGATCAGAATGGTACTCTTTACAGTGCCGTCCAATGCATGAGGGACCTCAGCGCCGGGCAGTGCTACCAGTGCCTGGAGTTGTTGGTACCAGTGCTGCAAACGTACCCCAGTTGTCGGCATGACGAATATAAGATGGCACAAAACTTCAACTGCCGACTTCGGGTTCAAGTACATACCTACCATGACCTGGCGCTCG GAAAGAGGAGATTACAACATGCCATCCTTCTTGTCGCAATTTCTGTTGGGGCACTATTCGTCCTAGTAGTTGTGCTGGCTTGTGTTCGCCGACACAGGAGAAGGATCAGGGCGAAAAAGGAACAACAAG ATAATGCAGGAGAGGGCATGAACTATATTAGGCTACAAGTGTTAAGAGCTGCAACATCCAATTTTTCAATAAGCAATAAACTGGGAGAGGGAGGATTCGGAGAGGTTTTTAAG GGTGAATTGCAGAATGGAATGGAAATAGCCGTGAAAAGGCTGTCAAGTAACTCAACTCAAGGGTTTGCTGAGCTGAAGAATGAGCTAGTGTTAGCTAACAGACTTAAGCACAAGAATCTGGTGCCGCTGCTTGGTGTTTGCTTGCAAGAGAAACTGGTGGTGTACGAATATATGCCCAATGGAAGCCTACACACGAGCCTTTTCA ATTCGGAGAAAGCACACCAACTGGACTGGACGAAAAGAAAGACCATCATCTGTGGGATTGCTCGTGGTCTATTGTACCTCCACGAGGAGTCCCGTCTAAAAGTCATACACCGTGACCTGAAGCCAAGCAACGTCTTACTGGACGTCGAAATGAACCCCAAGATCTCAGACTTTGGTCTGTCTAGGGCTTTTGGTGAAAATCAATCGATGGTTACAACAAGACGTCCTGTCGGTACACT TGGATACATGTCTCCGGAGTATGCGTACTACGGCCAAGTCTCTAGCAAGTCAGACATGTACAGCTTCGGAGTCATGGTTCTGGAGATTGTGACTGGTCGGAGGAGCAATAGATCACTCGAAGTCGAACATGATAGTGCCTGCAGATATCTGCCCAGCTAT GTATGGGAAAAGTGGAGAGCAGGCTCCATGAAAGAGGTGGTCGATCCTTCACTAGGCGGACGTTACCCAGAGAGCGAGGTGCTAAACTGCGTGCAGATAGGGCTGCTATGTGTTCAGGTGAATCCCAGCGCCAGGCCGGGCGCATCGGAGGTTGTCCTCATGCTCGACGGTCACTCCACGTCCATGACTATGCAGACTCCCTCCAGGCCAGCGTTCTGCTTCCCACGACCTGGCATCCTCCACCCGGCGCTCAGTTACCATACTAGGTATGCTACGACCAGCGGCCAACTCCCTACCCCCGATTCAGACAATGGCGTGACGATTTCGGATCTCCAGCCTAGGTAG
- the LOC123399666 gene encoding G-type lectin S-receptor-like serine/threonine-protein kinase LECRK2 yields MEPYLPWLFLQFLLLLGISSAAQAQVNIPLGSSLKPEGPNSHWLSSYGDFAFGFRQLEGNTSSYLLAVWIDTIPEKTVVWYAKSISNGEGSPVQVPSSSVLKLTTDGLLSLRNPAGDEVWSPRIPHVAYARMLDTGNFMLVDADGTAKWETFDFPADTLLPTQVLAVGQEDKVLRSRLIATDYENGRFLLAVQPDGNLVFYPVAEPSTNRYLPYWASNTVGNGLQLVFNETGRIYFTLKNGTQINITWAGGSTMDDFFNRATLDPDGVFRQYVYPKSRKVRNLWISQWTVVSSIPQDICLAIEANAGSGTCGFNSYCSFDGIKNQRSCLCPQRYKFFDDERKYKGCRPDFVPQSCDLNEAAALAQFEMTLVNSVDWPLSDYEEYSDIDETVCRRLCVIDCFCATAVFQASTNTCWKKRLPLSNGYMAESIDRVVLIKVPRGNNTQSQLSSASSKWKEDKKYWILGSSVLLNVLLISILLVGTYCGISITSKKKLQSSQSSGSSILPLKIFTYNELDKATSGFRDVLGSGASGTVYKGQLQDEHATSIAVKKIEKLQQETEEFMVEVQTIGRTFHRNLVRLLGLCNEGTHKMLVYEFMTNGSLSEFLFGDARPYWSLRVQVALGVARGLLYLHEECNTQIIHCDIKPQNILLDDNFMAKIADFGLAKLLRANQTQTNTGIRGTRGYVAPEWFKNIGITSKVDVYSFGVILLELVCCRRNVELEIADEERSILTYWANDCYRCGRIGLLVEGDDEANFNIKKAERFVAVSLWCLQEEPTMRPTMLKVIQMLDGAVEIPTPPDPSSFISSLQ; encoded by the coding sequence ATGGAACCTTACCTCCCATGGCTCTTCCTCCAATTCCTGCTACTTCTGGGAATATCATCTGCTGCTCAAGCACAAGTGAACATCCCCCTGGGCTCCTCCTTGAAGCCCGAGGGGCCAAACAGCCACTGGCTCTCGTCTTACGGCGACTTTGCGTTCGGTTTTCGCCAACTGGAAGGTAACACCTCCTCATACCTCCTCGCCGTCTGGATCGACACGATCCCTGAAAAGACTGTCGTTTGGTATGCCAAGAGCATCTCAAATGGTGAAGGGTCACCTGTGCAAGTGCCATCCAGCTCTGTGCTGAAACTCACCACTGACGGGTTGCTGTCGCTTCGCAACCCAGCTGGCGATGAGGTTTGGAGTCCGCGGATCCCGCATGTGGCATACGCCAGAATGCTCGACACGGGCAACTTCATGCTTGTTGACGCAGATGGCACGGCAAAGTGGGAGACCTTTGATTTCCCGGCTGATACCCTCCTGCCCACACAAGTGCTTGCTGTGGGTCAGGAAGACAAGGTACTCAGAAGCCGTCTCATCGCCACAGACTACGAGAATGGCCGGTTTCTCTTAGCTGTGCAACCTGATGGTAATCTTGTGTTCTATCCAGTTGCCGAGCCTTCTACAAATCGGTACCTTCCATACTGGGCATCTAATACAGTTGGCAACGGCTTGCAGTTGGTGTTCAATGAAACCGGCAGAATATACTTCACCTTGAAAAATGGGACACAAATCAATATCACTTGGGCAGGTGGAAGCACAATGGATGATTTCTTCAATCGTGCCACGCTTGATCCAGACGGTGTATTTCGGCAATATGTGTACCCAAAGAGCAGAAAGGTCAGAAACCTATGGATCTCGCAATGGACGGTGGTGAGCTCTATTCCCCAGGACATCTGCCTGGCAATAGAGGCAAATGCAGGCAGTGGTACATGTGGCTTCAACAGCTACTGCTCCTTTGACGGCATCAAGAATCAGAGAAGCTGCCTATGCCCACAACGTTACAAATTCTTCGACGACGAGAGGAAGTACAAAGGGTGCAGGCCTGACTTTGTGCCACAAAGCTGTGACCTTAATGAGGCAGCAGCACTGGCACAGTTTGAGATGACTCTGGTAAATAGTGTTGATTGGCCTCTATCTGACTATGAGGAATACAGCGACATAGACGAGACAGTGTGCCGGAGGTTGTGTGTGATTGATTGCTTCTGTGCCACAGCCGTCTTTCAGGCAAGCACAAATACCTGCTGGAAGAAAAGGCTCCCTTTATCGAATGGCTATATGGCGGAAAGCATAGACAGGGTGGTTCTTATAAAGGTGCCTAGGGGCAACAACACACAGTCCCAGCTCAGCAGTGCCTCTAGCAAATGGAAGGAGGACAAGAAGTATTGGATTCTTGGGAGTTCTGTATTGCTAAACGTTCTACTTATCTCTATTCTGCTCGTTGGCACTTATTGCGGtatctccatcacctccaagaagAAACTCCAGTCATCGCAATCGTCAGGTAGTTCCATACTGCCCCTGAAGATTTTCACTTACAATGAATTGGACAAGGCAACCAGTGGCTTCCGTGATGTGCTAGGCAGTGGTGCCTCTGGTACTGTGTACAAAGGACAGCTGCAAGATGAACATGCGACCAGCATTGCGGTCAAGAAAATAGAAAAACTCCAGCAAGAGACTGAGGAGTTCATGGTGGAGGTGCAAACCATCGGGCGGACGTTTCACAGGAACTTGGTCAGGTTGCTTGGTTTGTGCAATGAGGGGACTCACAAAATGCTAGTTTATGAGTTCATGACCAATGGCTCGCTGAGCGAGTTCCTCTTTGGTGATGCTCGCCCATATTGGAGCCTCCGTGTGCAAGTCGCACTTGGAGTGGCACGAGGGCTGCTCTACTTGCATGAGGAGTGCAACACACAGATTATCCACTGCGACATAAAACCACAGAACATCCTTCTTGATGACAACTTTATGGCAAAGATTGCAGACTTTGGTCTGGCGAAGCTTCTTCGAGCCAATCAGACGCAAACAAACACCGGCATCCGGGGTACTCGAGGTTACGTTGCTCCAGAGTGGTTCAAGAACATAGGGATCACTTCCAAAGTCGATGTTTACAGCTTTGGGGTGATCCTGCTGGAGCTCGTATGCTGCAGGAGGAATGTGGAGCTAGAGATCGCCGATGAAGAACGCTCAATACTAACTTACTGGGCAAACGATTGCTACAGGTGTGGGAGGATCGGCTTGTTAGTGGAAGGCGACGATGAGGCAAACTTCAACATAAAAAAGGCAGAGCGCTTCGTGGCTGTATCTCTTTGGTGCCTCCAGGAGGAGCCGACTATGCGGCCAACCATGCTTAAAGTGATACAAATGCTTGATGGAGCAGTGGAGATCCCCACGCCTCCGGATCCCTCTTCCTTCATCAGTTCACTTCAGTAA
- the LOC123399669 gene encoding uncharacterized protein LOC123399669: protein MSSWAQHSRRGWRHGWAARALSSATLPPWRLLAFFAIVVSFLATSSYVDYRAVERRAEIGARVFAAPLAAMAAFLLFAALGYWRRRTRWAHRRHAVNAQPAVASSQSSGASPWGVAAMVAVLLVMVTFQPCVHSMWFRPLWSSDYS, encoded by the coding sequence ATGTCGTCGTGGGCGCAGCACTCGCGGCGGGGCTGGAGGCACGGCTGGGCGGCGCGGGCGCTGTCGTCGGCGACGCTGCCGCCGTGGCGCCTGCTGGCCTTCTTCGCCATCGTCGTCTCATTCCTGGCCACCTCCTCCTACGTGGACTACAGAGCCGTGGAGCGCCGGGCCGAGATCGGCGCCCGCGTCTTCGCCGCGCCgctcgccgccatggccgccttCCTCCTCTTCGCCGCGCTCGGGTACTGGCGCCGCCGCACCCGCTGGGCGCACCGGCGCCACGCCGTGAACGCCCAGCCGGCCGTGGCCTCGTCGCAGTCGTCGGGCGCGTCGCCGTGGggcgtggcggcgatggtggcgGTGCTGCTGGTGATGGTGACGTTCCAGCCCTGCGTCCACTCCATGTGGTTCAGGCCGCTCTGGAGTTCAGACTACAGCTAG
- the LOC123399671 gene encoding fatty acyl-CoA reductase 1-like: MAMIGAMDAESVAEYFRGKSILITGSTGFLGKVLVEKILRVQPDVKKLFLLIRAPNVESAKLRIQTEVTGKEIFQLLKKNHGVGFDNFIEEKICPLAGDVMHEGFGLNSAKLSNLYKNIDIIVNGAATTNFTERYDVAFDVNVLGAKHVCEFAKKCPKLKMLLHVSTAYVAGEQDGLILEKPLLMGETLRMGTHLDIEYEQNLIKETMRELNTNCSTKKAERRTMKELGLKRARNFGWPNTYVFTKALGEMMIGHLRRDIPVVIIRPSIITSTLKEPLPGWTEGIRTIDTVIVGYAKQTLPFFLANLDLIMDVIPGDMVVNAMMVSMSAHSEDHQAQIIYHVTSSLRNPAPYAILSDSGHRYFFDNPPCTGRNGEFVQLKKMRFFSTVARLRLYMTIKYKLPLEMLHLANILLCGVFARHYNVARRKYRFVMQLIELYAPYALFKGCFDDMNSEKLRMAINKDENSSVPYCFDFDPKSIDWDDYFYSVHIPGVLKVMRA; this comes from the exons ATGGCAATGATCGGTGCAATGGATGCGGAGAGCGTTGCAGAATACTTCAGGGGGAAGAGCATCCTCATCACCGGTTCAACTGGGTTCCTAGGAAAAG TGCTTGTGGAGAAGATACTTAGGGTTCAGCCAGATGTGAAGAAGCTCTTCCTCTTGATTCGGGCCCCCAATGTTGAATCGGCAAAGCTTCGGATTCAGACAGAG GTTACAGGGAAGGAGATCTTTCAActgttgaaaaaaaatcatggtgTGGGTTTCGATAATTTCATCGAAGAAAAGATCTGTCCTTTGGCAGGAGACGTCATGCATGAGGGCTTTGGACTAAACAGTGCCAAGCTGAGCAATTTGTACAAGAACATAGACATTATCGTCAACGGAGCTGCGACTACAAATTTCACTGAAAG ATATGATGTGGCTTTCGACGTGAATGTCTTGGGAGCAAAGCACGTCTGTGAGTTTGCCAAGAAGTGTCCTAAGCTCAAAATGTTGCTTCATGTTTCAACTG CCTATGTAGCTGGTGAACAAGATGGCCTAATACTAGAGAAGCCACTATTAATGGGTGAGACCCTAAGGATGGGCACACATCTAGACATTGAATACGAGCAAAATCTGATCAAAGAGACTATGAGAGAACTAAACACTAATTGTTCCACAAAGAAGGCCGAGAGGAGAACCATGAAGGAGCTTGGCCTGAAGAG GGCACGAAACTTTGGGTGGCCAAACACCTATGTCTTCACCAAGGCGCTGGGCGAAATGATGATCGGGCACCTGCGAAGGGATATTCCAGTAGTAATCATCCGCCCTAGCATCATAACCAGTACCCTCAAGGAGCCATTGCCTGGATGGACGGAAGGAATTAG GACAATCGACACGGTTATCGTCGGATACGCCAAGCAGACCTTGCCATTCTTCCTAGCTAACCTTGATTTGATAATGGATGTG ATTCCAGGGGACATGGTGGTGAATGCTATGATGGTTTCCATGTCAGCACACTCGGAGGATCACCAAGCACAGATCATCTACCATGTAACATCATCACTGCGCAACCCCGCACCCTACGCCATCCTCTCAGATTCAGGTCACCGCTACTTCTTCGACAACCCACCATGCACGGGGAGGAATGGCGAGTTTGTGCAGCTGAAGAAGATGCGCTTCTTCAGCACAGTCGCACGGTTAAGATTGTACATGACCATCAAATACAAGCTTCCCCTCGAG ATGCTTCATCTAGCGAACATTCTGCTCTGTGGTGTTTTCGCACGACACTACAATGTGGCCCGTAGAAAATACAGATTCGTCATGCAACTGATCGAGCTCTACGCACCATATGCCTTGTTCAAAGGGTG CTTTGATGACATGAATTCGGAGAAGCTAAGGATGGCGATAAACAAGGATGAAAATAGCAGTGTACCCTATTGCTTTGACTTTGACCCCAAGTCCATCGACTGGGATGACTATTTCTATAGTGTCCACATCCCCGGTGTGCTAAAAGTTATGCGTGCATGA